In the Pseudothauera hydrothermalis genome, one interval contains:
- the cybH gene encoding Ni/Fe-hydrogenase, b-type cytochrome subunit, translated as MLAEQDAFEAERSARMVKAVYVYEAPLRLWHWVNALAIVVLAVTGYFIGKPLPTVSGDTSAQYLMGWIRFLHFAAAYVFAIGFLGRIYWAFVGNHHARQIFVLPIFNAKWWSEVFYELRWYLFLVKEPKKYVGHNPLAQLMMFLFFTIGAVYMMLTGFALYGEGLGAGSWADILFGWVIALLGGNSMQVHSLHRLGMWVTLCFVIVHVYAAIREDIMSRQSLISTMVSGWRMFKD; from the coding sequence ATGCTAGCTGAACAAGATGCCTTCGAAGCCGAGCGCAGCGCGCGCATGGTCAAGGCGGTCTACGTTTATGAAGCGCCGCTGCGCCTATGGCATTGGGTCAATGCACTGGCCATCGTGGTGTTGGCGGTCACCGGCTATTTCATCGGCAAACCGCTGCCGACCGTCTCCGGCGACACCAGCGCGCAATACCTGATGGGCTGGATTCGTTTTCTGCATTTTGCCGCCGCCTATGTGTTTGCCATTGGCTTCCTTGGGCGCATCTACTGGGCCTTCGTCGGCAACCACCACGCCCGCCAAATCTTCGTGCTGCCGATTTTCAACGCGAAATGGTGGAGCGAAGTGTTCTATGAACTGCGCTGGTACCTTTTTCTGGTCAAAGAGCCCAAAAAATACGTCGGCCACAACCCGCTGGCCCAATTGATGATGTTCCTGTTTTTCACCATCGGTGCGGTGTACATGATGCTCACCGGCTTTGCGCTCTACGGCGAGGGACTGGGCGCGGGCAGTTGGGCAGACATCCTGTTCGGCTGGGTAATCGCCCTGCTGGGCGGTAACAGCATGCAGGTGCACAGTCTGCACCGCCTGGGCATGTGGGTGACGCTGTGCTTTGTCATCGTGCATGTCTATGCCGCGATCCGCGAGGACATCATGAGTCGGCAAAGCCTGATCAGCACCATGGTCAGCGGCTGGCGGATGTTCAAGGATTAG